The sequence GTGGTCAAGGCGTCGAATACGTCCGCCAGGGCGACGATCCTCGCTTCCATAGGGATCTCTTCTTCTTTTAATCCATTTGGATAACCGGTCCCGTCCCATTTTTCATGATGATTTTGGGCAATACTCTTTGCGATCTGCAATAGATGGGAATCATGATCACCGATGATCTCGGCTCCGATGCTTGGGTGTTTTTTCATGATATCCCATTCTTCGGGAGTAAGTTTACCAGGTTTTTGTAATATACTATCCGGTATCCCGATCTTTCCTATGTCGTGCATCGGAGAAGCGTGCAGTATATTTTCCGCAACCTCGGGACTATAGCCCATCGCGGAGGCCAAGGTCTGGGAATAATGGCTCATCCGGATTACGTGCAGGCCGGTTTCATTGTCCTTATATTCTGCGGCGAGCCCGAGCCTTTGGATGATCTGCAGACGAGTCTCCTTTAATTCGTCGTTACGTACTAGGGAAAGATGGGTGCGGACCCTTGCTTTTACGATCGCCGGACTTACCGGTTTCGTAATATAGTCCACCGCACCGGATTCGAATCCGTCGGTCTCGTCTTCTTCTTCTGCCATGGCTGTCACAAAGATCACAGGAATTCGGGAAGTGGCAGGGTCGTTCCTTAATTTTTGGCAGGTCTCATGCCCGCTCATCCCGGGCATCATAACGTCCAAAAGAATTAAATTCGGTTTTTCTAATATTGCTAATTCGATCGCCTTCGCGCCGTCCTTGGCGAAGAGTAGAAAGTATTCGTCCTGCAGGATCTGCCGGAGTACCTGGAGATTTGTGGCCTCGTCGTCGACGATCAGTATTTTGGGCCGGACATCGACGAGACTGCTCATATATTTTTACTTTTCTCTTAATCCGAGTTTGTTTGCAATTCCGATTAGGATCGCAATTGCATCTTCGAACTCGAATTGTTCGATCTTTGCGCCTAGTTTTTTCAGTTCTTGTGGATCTGTTTGAGACCGGACCAAACGGAAAAATTCCTCCAGATGCTCTTCTTCGATCGCACCTCTTTTGAAAGAATCGGAAAGGGATTGGAACAGGACACTGGCTCGATCAGGATCCCATTCTAATCCGTTGTTTAAATGGGAATCTTCTACTTCTGTCTTTTCCAGATTGGAGGAATATCCTAAGACCCTTCCGATCTCGGATATCATTTGGTTGAGTTCGACCGGTTTTGCGATGAATCCGTCCATACCGGCTTCTAAGGCTAAGTTCTTATCCTCTTCGAAAACGCTAGCAGTAAGTGCTAGGATGGGAATCCTATGGATATTTTCCTGGATCTCATGCATTCGGATCACTTTGGTTGCCTGTCTTCCGTCCAAGCCCGGCATCTGCACATCCATAAGTACTAGATCGAAGGTCTCCGCTTCTACTTTTTTGACCGCATCTTCTCCGTTATACGCTACAGCGACGGTATGCCCTTGGTTCTTCAGAAGAAGTCCGACTAATTCTGTATTCTTCTCGATATCGTCCACAACCAGGATCCTCAGGGAAGGTAGACTTACATTGCCTTGAGAGGAAGCCTCTACTTTATGATTTCCTAATTCTAAAGGAAGAAGCACATGAAAGGTACTTCCTTTCCCCAAGACACTTTCTGCCCAGATCTGTCCGCCCATGAGCTCGGTTAACTGTTTGCAGATCGTAGTGCCAAGCCCGGTACCTCCGAATCGTCTCGTGGTGGAAATATCGGCTTGAGTGAATGGCTCGAAGATCTTCTCCAATCGATCTGCACGGATCCCGATCCCGGTATCCTGGACTGCAAAATGTAAGGGACCGTTCTCTTTCGATACCTTCAGGGTCACTTTCCCATGATCCGTGAATTTCACAGCGTTTCCGATCAGATTCAATAAGATCTGTCTGATCCGAAGCGAGTCGCCTAGATAGAATTCGGAGAGCTCCGGAGCTTGTACTACTTCGAATTCCAGATTCTTCTTTCTGGCACTAATGCCCAATGTGGATTTTAGTTCTGCGATCAATTTGAAAAGGGAGAAGTCCAGGTTCTCCAATTCCACCGCGCCCTTTTCCAATTTGGCGGTATTTAGAATATCATTCAAAAGTCTTAATAGAGATTTTGCGGATGCCTTGACCGTTTCGAGATGGACTCTTTGTCCCTTCTCCAGATCTTCCGAAAGAAGTACTTCGGTGAAACCTAGAATGGAATTCATAGGAGTACGGATCTCATGACTCATATTCGCTAAGAAAGAAGTCTTGGTGATCGCGGCCAGTTCCGCTTTTTCCTTTGCAGCACGAAGAGCCTCTTCTATATTTCTGCGCTCCGTAATGTCCAGAATGACACCGTCTAAGAAGAGAACCTCACCGTTGCCTCCGTATACTCCGCAGCCGTTCCCCCAAAGCCAACGAATATCGCCGCTCTTATGTACGATCCTATATTCCAAGGTAAAGGCTCTTCTCTCGAAGATAGCGGCTTCCACTTCTTGCTCTACTTTTTTCAGATCTTCCGGAAGGATAATGTCTTTGAAGGAGCGTGCCGGTTCCATTCTTGCGAAATCGGATGCGGGATAACCTGTGATCGACTCGGAAGCGTCACTCATGAACAAGATCTTCCAGTCTTTTCCGGGAAGGCAGCGATAAGTAATTCCCGGGATATTTTCGATCATAGAACGGACTTGCTGCTCGCTTTGTTTGAGTGCGGACTCGATCATCTTTCTTTCGCTGATATCCGTCACGAAACCCACGAAAAGATCTTCACCGGATAACCTTGCATGGCCGATCGCAAGACGTATCGGGAAATCGGATCCGTCTTTTCGAATGCCGATCACTTCCTTACTCGAACCTACGATCCTCGCAAACCCTGCACTGAGAGAATACTTGGAATTAGGTTTCTTAGAGGAATAATACGGATCGGGCATGAGTTCCCGGATATGCTTGCCGAGTACTTCCGATCTTTCGTAGCCAAAGATGAGCTCTGCAGAAGGATTGAAGTCACTGATCCTTCCTTGAGAATCGAGGATCATGACCCCGTCGATCGCGGTAGTGATGATCGTTCTCAATCTGGATTCGCTGGCTCTAAGATTTTGGACTAGGACCCTATACCTCAGGAACCAGTTTACTGCAAAGGAGAATAACGTAAAAACGATCGTAGTCAGAGTGATCGCAAGAGCGAGAAAAGTAGGATCGTTAAACTGTGTATTCAGGTCCGTCTCCGGGGTCCCGATAAATCTGGAGGAAACCATTCCTGTATAATGCATTCCTGATATTGCCAAACCCATGGTACAGGCGGCGATGACGGAAAGTCTCTGAGAGCTCAATTTGAATTCTGCGAGCCCGAATCTTACCCAAAGAGAAACGATCGCTAGAATGATCGCCACTATAATGGATAAGGAGAAGAACCAAGGATCGTATCTAAGTGCGGCTGACATTTGCATAGCCGCCATCCCAGTGTAATGCATGGTCCCGATCCCGGCACCTACAAGAATCCCGCCTAACACTAATTCTGTGACAGAGATCCTGGGTCGATTCACGAAGGAAAGTGCGACTACGGATGCAAGAAGGCTAGGGAACATGGAAAGGATCGTAAGAGTCTTATCATATTTCACCGTAGTGCAAAGGGAGAAGGAAAGCATTCCCACGAAATGCATGGCCCAAACCCCGCAACCCAAGGCAAGACTTCCCGCAGCAAGTACCAGATATTTGGTGAGAGGAGGAGAGAATTCGGGAACGGTTTGGCTTACGATCTGCAATGCGATATAGGAGGCAAAGATCGCGATGAGTATGGAGAGTACTACTAGCCAAGGATTATACGTTTCAATTAATAAGGGAGAGTTCGGATCGAATGTAAAAAGGCTACGCAAAGATAGGAACATTCGGTCTATACCTCGAAGGGCAACCCCACATAAAAGATTGTATTTCCGGGAGAAGACTCGAACCAGATCCTTCCTTGGTGTTTCTCTACGATCCGTTTCGCGATGTCTAATCCGAGTCCGGATCCTTCTCCCAATGGTTTGGTTGTGAAGAATGCCTCGAATACTTGGTCTGCTACATTCGGAGGAATACCGGGTCCATTGTCCCGAATAGAAACGAGCACTTCTTTTCCTTGTAGGGAAGCGTCAATGTTCAAATTTCCCTTATAGTCCATAGCCTGGACCGAGTTCATAATCAAATTGGTCCATAGATGCATGAGATCGTCCGGAAATCCCAGGAATTCGGGAATAGAATCCAGGTTTGTGGAAACTTCTACGCCATGTTTAAACAAATTTTGGTATAAGGTCAGAACGGTATCTACATTCTCCTTTAAGGAGAATTTCCTTTTCTTATGGGACGATTCAAAGTGAGCAAAGCTACGGAGAGCGTAAACGATCTTCGAGGATCTCTCGACTGCGGTCTTGATCGTGTCGACGCATTGCTCGGGGCCGAGCAGATCCAGGAAGAAAGGAAGAAGCTCCCGAGTATTCGAATTATTTAATATAAGAAGGAACTCCTTCCAGCCGGAAGAGATCCCGTAGTCTACGAAAAATTCCGCAGTCTCGTCCGGGGAAAGGATATTTTCCGATCTCATTTCTTCTTTCAAGGAGGAGAGGGTCTTTCTTCTTTCCAGACCGATCAATACTTCCTTGGAAGAGATCCCTTTCTGGATCAACTTTCCGAATAGATCCCATTCTTGATCGGATAATAGGGAAAGTTTAGGAAGTAAGGAACGCAAATCGTTCTTCACTCTATGCAAATAAGAAAGTATATTGAAACCTGCGGCTTGGATGGCTCCGATCGGGTTATTGATCTCGTGAGCGATCCCGGCGGCCAATTGTCCCAGGTCCGCTAGTTTGGAAGCCTGGATCAGTTTTGCCTGAGTGCGTTTCACGCTTTGGATGGCTTCTTCCAGATCGGCTTTTTGGGTCTCGATGATCGAATTCTTGGCGAGGATCTCTTCATTCACTCTTTTTAATGTATCGATCCGGATCTCCGCTTCTTCCAAACCGGTGGTATCCGTTCCCGTAGAGATCACATACTGTAGATTGCCGGCCTTATCCCGTACTTCCTTATGCTCCCAGGCGGTATGACGCGCTTTTCCCTCTTTGGTCTTTAAGAGGATGCTCGTCCTGTTCGGGAAATGTTTCTTAGCGAAGCGACTCTCGAAAACTCTCGCGACCCTGGCTTTGTCTTTCGGATGGATCACTGCCTCCCAAAAGACTTTTCCTTCCAACTCCATGAGATCGAAGCCGGTGATCTGCAAGCAGGCTTTGTTCAGGAGAATGAGTTTACCTTCTCCATCAAGAACTAGGAATAGAATACTCGTCGAATCCAAGATGGTCTGTAAGACGTCTCTTCTCTCTGAAAGTTTTCTCTCGGAAATCGCTCTTTGGGTCACATCCCTTAGGGCGATGATCTTAAAATGGGAACCGTCCTCGTCCAAAAAACGAATTAAGATATCGTAATACTTACTGCCGGTTCTCCATTCGCTGCCCGATCTTCCGCTCAGGGAACATTCGTCCAGAATAGAAGAAAGCTCCGGTAGGAACTCCGATAATTTTGTGTCGCCTCTGAGTCTCGCGGTGCCAAGAAGATTTAAAGCAGCAACATTACAATCCAAGAGGAACCCATCCGGATTCAAGACGAATACTGCGTCTTGGATCCATTCGAAGACCTGGTTCCTGGCCATAGGGATGAGGTCTAAAATCCTAAAATAATAAAGTCCATACATCCAAACCAAGAGAGCGAAGCTCGCAGCAAGCGGAAAGATGTCTAACTTAGGATG is a genomic window of Leptospira langatensis containing:
- a CDS encoding response regulator, which produces MSSLVDVRPKILIVDDEATNLQVLRQILQDEYFLLFAKDGAKAIELAILEKPNLILLDVMMPGMSGHETCQKLRNDPATSRIPVIFVTAMAEEEDETDGFESGAVDYITKPVSPAIVKARVRTHLSLVRNDELKETRLQIIQRLGLAAEYKDNETGLHVIRMSHYSQTLASAMGYSPEVAENILHASPMHDIGKIGIPDSILQKPGKLTPEEWDIMKKHPSIGAEIIGDHDSHLLQIAKSIAQNHHEKWDGTGYPNGLKEEEIPMEARIVALADVFDALTTERPYKKAWEIPDAIEYIRENSGKHFDPGLVPVFLDLMPNLLEIRERWAEK
- a CDS encoding MHYT domain-containing protein, which produces MFLSLRSLFTFDPNSPLLIETYNPWLVVLSILIAIFASYIALQIVSQTVPEFSPPLTKYLVLAAGSLALGCGVWAMHFVGMLSFSLCTTVKYDKTLTILSMFPSLLASVVALSFVNRPRISVTELVLGGILVGAGIGTMHYTGMAAMQMSAALRYDPWFFSLSIIVAIILAIVSLWVRFGLAEFKLSSQRLSVIAACTMGLAISGMHYTGMVSSRFIGTPETDLNTQFNDPTFLALAITLTTIVFTLFSFAVNWFLRYRVLVQNLRASESRLRTIITTAIDGVMILDSQGRISDFNPSAELIFGYERSEVLGKHIRELMPDPYYSSKKPNSKYSLSAGFARIVGSSKEVIGIRKDGSDFPIRLAIGHARLSGEDLFVGFVTDISERKMIESALKQSEQQVRSMIENIPGITYRCLPGKDWKILFMSDASESITGYPASDFARMEPARSFKDIILPEDLKKVEQEVEAAIFERRAFTLEYRIVHKSGDIRWLWGNGCGVYGGNGEVLFLDGVILDITERRNIEEALRAAKEKAELAAITKTSFLANMSHEIRTPMNSILGFTEVLLSEDLEKGQRVHLETVKASAKSLLRLLNDILNTAKLEKGAVELENLDFSLFKLIAELKSTLGISARKKNLEFEVVQAPELSEFYLGDSLRIRQILLNLIGNAVKFTDHGKVTLKVSKENGPLHFAVQDTGIGIRADRLEKIFEPFTQADISTTRRFGGTGLGTTICKQLTELMGGQIWAESVLGKGSTFHVLLPLELGNHKVEASSQGNVSLPSLRILVVDDIEKNTELVGLLLKNQGHTVAVAYNGEDAVKKVEAETFDLVLMDVQMPGLDGRQATKVIRMHEIQENIHRIPILALTASVFEEDKNLALEAGMDGFIAKPVELNQMISEIGRVLGYSSNLEKTEVEDSHLNNGLEWDPDRASVLFQSLSDSFKRGAIEEEHLEEFFRLVRSQTDPQELKKLGAKIEQFEFEDAIAILIGIANKLGLREK
- a CDS encoding histidine kinase N-terminal 7TM domain-containing protein; this encodes MAPEVQSLSWFRWTPYAILPLFSFILSIITVRLAFKNRKTPGSIEFLFVSIGMTLYSFGYFFEIVSTQPKSIIFWDDFQFIGCDLLIASLPFLCFRVANLSKFICTGSVFIFSILPIITESVVWFGKKEWIRPSIRFDNSAPWLALIYEYGPWMDVFVVNFLGTFFFCILVLAYGVWSQRAFHRVRSLVFLIGLSIPFGSQIMTVGGFIPFVHPKLDIFPLAASFALLVWMYGLYYFRILDLIPMARNQVFEWIQDAVFVLNPDGFLLDCNVAALNLLGTARLRGDTKLSEFLPELSSILDECSLSGRSGSEWRTGSKYYDILIRFLDEDGSHFKIIALRDVTQRAISERKLSERRDVLQTILDSTSILFLVLDGEGKLILLNKACLQITGFDLMELEGKVFWEAVIHPKDKARVARVFESRFAKKHFPNRTSILLKTKEGKARHTAWEHKEVRDKAGNLQYVISTGTDTTGLEEAEIRIDTLKRVNEEILAKNSIIETQKADLEEAIQSVKRTQAKLIQASKLADLGQLAAGIAHEINNPIGAIQAAGFNILSYLHRVKNDLRSLLPKLSLLSDQEWDLFGKLIQKGISSKEVLIGLERRKTLSSLKEEMRSENILSPDETAEFFVDYGISSGWKEFLLILNNSNTRELLPFFLDLLGPEQCVDTIKTAVERSSKIVYALRSFAHFESSHKKRKFSLKENVDTVLTLYQNLFKHGVEVSTNLDSIPEFLGFPDDLMHLWTNLIMNSVQAMDYKGNLNIDASLQGKEVLVSIRDNGPGIPPNVADQVFEAFFTTKPLGEGSGLGLDIAKRIVEKHQGRIWFESSPGNTIFYVGLPFEV